AGCACTATAAGGATTCACAAACATGTTTTGAATTTGAGGTGTCATCCATCCTATCAAAAAGTTTTGGTTAGAATTTTTGGTTTCATCCAACAAATTCTTGCTTAATTTATGTTGTTTCAATATTCAATTTGAGATGTCTGAATTTCTTACTCCATGTAACAGGACTCTATGAAGTATCAAACACGCTTTGTCTCACAGAAGCCGGCAAGGGTTGTGTTATCAAGCATGGAAGTTGTTGCACAATCAATGGGTTTTAAGACACACATTCGTAATTACAAGGTAGAGTTGGAATTTACCGTAGTACGTTTACTTTTTCAATGCTTCTGCTTTGTTTCTTTTCTAATTATAGTTTATTTGTAcacttgtaattttttttattttattattctatGCTATTATTATGTACTGATCACTTGTTTACATATTACAAATATTGACTGAGGTAAACTTACCTAGTAGCATATTACATTCAATCTAAGAAGagattttttgttcatttttgcaGATGAGAGTGGAAGGCCTTTCTGCTAATAAGACTTCCCATTTCTCAGTTATTCTAGAAGTAGGCTTTCAGGCCCTACTCTGCACTGGATTTCCAGCTTCTCTTACCTTTAGGTCTGCTGTACTATGTTTGAATTTTTTTCTGTTGTTTGGCTGAAGGTGTTTGAAGTTGCTCCAACATTTTTTATGGTGGACATTCAGAAAGCAGCTGGAGATGCTTCCGAATACCTCAAGGTCAGTTGTGTAAAATCATCTTTCATTTGCATGTCATGCGTTTTTAGGGTTCACCTAGTAATTAACATATTAGATGCTGTTTGTGTTCATGTGTATGCACACATGTTTAGATACTAATTAGAAGGGAATGGACTTTTCGTTCTTGCAGTTCTACAAGAGCTTTTGTagcaatcttgatgacatcatcTGGAAACCACCTACTGAATCAAGCAAATCTAAGATCACCAAGTCAAAGAGCAGAAAACGTTGATTTTGTTTCTTGTCATAATCACTCTGGCACATGTGTTTAAGTGCAGTCATGGGAATTTCATCCATGCTCAAGTACCATTCTCAGGTTTTGTTGCAGTTGCAGCTTACAAAGATACGCCTTTAGTGTTTGTTAACATCTCCAGACTCTCCCCGAGAGAGAAGGGGAGAAAAGGTAAAGGGAAAATGGGAGAGATTTATCTAATATTTGTGTAAtgtttttaaatctttattgatcTAGCCTGTTTAATCTCCTAGCATGGGTACTAGTCGAGAGTGTGAATTGAAAGTTTTCAATGAGATTATAACTTTGTAGTTTACAGTTGATCCAAAGATTGTAGGTTTTACAAGTCAAATCATAATGAAATTCTTGAGCTTAACCTAGCCTCCTGATCTAAAATTCTATATTTAGTCTAGAGGAGCTGATTTGCCAACTTTGGACAAGTTAGCTACCTGAATTTGGTGGAAGAAATCAGTCTTTGTTGTTTttgtttgaacaattaacatcaaAAGAGTGATGTCAAGAATAACCATTATCCTCTctctctcaaaaaaaaaaaaatcccttttATTGTAATTCTTGCTATTAAATTAAGCGATAAGAAAGAGCTTGTTTTCAAAAAAATTGCCACCATATATGGTAAGGgtgcaaaaaaaaaaagacaggaaagaaggagaagaaaaagaaaaagaaagcctATATGGTTCAAATGGACTTCTCCTATTGAACATACTAACAGTTAAGAGAAATGGATTTTCGCAACTTTTGTCAAATATTTGAAGAAAATGATAATCATGATTAATCCAACACAACCATACCAAGATATCAAAGAAGAACACCAAATTCTGCACATGAACAATGCCCATCGACAAATCTATGAAGCCGCCGGCTATCTCGAATGATGATTTCCCTACTACACAGCTTTGAgattactttaataaaatcatgaCAATTCTTGCACATGATGACACTCTTGATAACCCGTATTGGTGCATCCTTTTGAGTATTCAAAACCCCAAATGCAATGGCCAATCTCTCACTGTGGTATTCGGCAGATGAGATTggattgttttcctcttctttctcGTCATCATGAATAACCTCCATCCGTTGCAGCGGTTGGTATCCAAGACCTTTTGCTTTTTCTAGCAATTCCTCCAACAAATTGTACATCTCTGCATTGTGAGGATGCAACCGACCATTGGTTTTAAACGAATGAACCTTGTCCTTTATGCTAATCCAGCTCCAGTCCTTCAATTTTCCTAGTTTCTCCTCTTTCATCAATTTTCTCACCTTGGAAACATCTTGCCATCTCTCTGCAGAGATGTACATATTCAACAACATGACATAAGTCTCCGTATCTTTTGGCTTGAGTTTGAGTAACTGCTCAGCAGCATAAAATCCTAGTTCTTGCTTCCCATGAAATCTGCAACCAGCAATCAACAGCGACCACATAAACTCGCCGGGGTTGAAATCCATTTTCTTGATGATGTCAAAAGCTTCTTCTAGCCGACCCAATCTCACAAACATAGCAATCAGGCATCCATAATGGTCCATCACAGGCTTAATTCTGTACTCCTTTTGCATCATCTCGAAGTATCCAAGCGCTTCATCAACCATTCCAGCATGGCCACAAGCGGCAAGAACACCCACAAAAGTAATCTGGTTTGGTTTAAATCCTGCTAGCCTCATATCCTCAAAAAGTTGCAGCGCTTGCTGATGCTGACCATGCTGTGCAAAACTAGTGATCATTGTAGTCCACGATATCATAGTTCTTGTAGACATCTCCACAAAGGCTTTACTGGCTCTCTGAATGCTTCCACACTTACTGTACATATTAACAAGTGCAGTTCCCGCAACAACATCTGACAAAAACCCAGATTTAATGGTCTGAGCATGAAGTTGTTCTCCCTGTTCTAAGGCTGACAACCTACTACATACAGTCAAAATACTTGACAAGGTGAAATGATCAGGTTTCAAGCCTGTGCGATTCAATTTCAAAAAAATGCTGAGTGCCTCAGTTCCACTTTGGTATGCAGAAAAATCATCATTTGCGAGATCCATTGCTTGAGCATGGCCAGCAATCATTGCATTCCATGTAACCAAATTAGTAGATTTCATCTTATTGAACAAATTCTGTGCCTCATTCATACATCCGCATTTGAGGTACAAATACATGACAGAATTTTTTATGCGTAGGTTTGATTGATAGCCAAGTTTAATGCTCAATGAGTGAACCTGTCTCCCTGCACCCAAAGCCAGCATCACACAGCACAAGCTCAAAACAGAAGTTAATGTGAACTCATTAGGCTCAATATCCTCAAAAAGCATCGCAATGAAAAATCTTAAACCCAATGCTGCTTCACCATTTTCACCACAAGCAGAAATAAGAGCAGTCCAGGAAATTACATTCTTTTCTCCAATACCCTGAAAAACATTAACAGCAGAATCCAAGCTGCCAAATTTCGAGTATAAGCTACAAAGAGCATTTCCGATGCTTGGGTCATAGTCAATCTCGTACTTAATAATATAGGCATGCAACTGTCTCCCCAATTTGATAGAATTCAAGGATGAACAAGCATTTAAAGCAATACCTAGAGTGAAATTCGAGGGAAAAACCCCAGATTCCAACATATCTTGATAAACTTCAATGGCTACATCTGGTTGTGAATTTTGAACATAACCCGTCATAAGGCTCGTCCAAGCAACAACATTTCTTCTAGGCAAGTTGTCAAAAACTTTTAGGGCACTTCCCATGGCTCCACATTTTGCATAGACATTTACAAGAAAGGTCATCAAGAAAAGCTCTTCAGAGGTTACTGTCTTTATCACGTGGGCATGAATAATCTGCGTTTCTGAGACTGAATTCTTGTCTATGCATCTTTGTAACACGGGAACGTAATAAGAGGGCTCaatctttctttcctcttttatCAAAGAAAGAGCTTCTTGGAAATCCAAAGGCCTAATAGGTGCTAAACTTCCAT
This is a stretch of genomic DNA from Hevea brasiliensis isolate MT/VB/25A 57/8 chromosome 12, ASM3005281v1, whole genome shotgun sequence. It encodes these proteins:
- the LOC110655806 gene encoding pentatricopeptide repeat-containing protein At3g24000, mitochondrial, whose translation is MASLPSVALSGTLKLEPELKKLPASSVATEKSPSISYERSPINIQLDGSLAPIRPLDFQEALSLIKEERKIEPSYYVPVLQRCIDKNSVSETQIIHAHVIKTVTSEELFLMTFLVNVYAKCGAMGSALKVFDNLPRRNVVAWTSLMTGYVQNSQPDVAIEVYQDMLESGVFPSNFTLGIALNACSSLNSIKLGRQLHAYIIKYEIDYDPSIGNALCSLYSKFGSLDSAVNVFQGIGEKNVISWTALISACGENGEAALGLRFFIAMLFEDIEPNEFTLTSVLSLCCVMLALGAGRQVHSLSIKLGYQSNLRIKNSVMYLYLKCGCMNEAQNLFNKMKSTNLVTWNAMIAGHAQAMDLANDDFSAYQSGTEALSIFLKLNRTGLKPDHFTLSSILTVCSRLSALEQGEQLHAQTIKSGFLSDVVAGTALVNMYSKCGSIQRASKAFVEMSTRTMISWTTMITSFAQHGQHQQALQLFEDMRLAGFKPNQITFVGVLAACGHAGMVDEALGYFEMMQKEYRIKPVMDHYGCLIAMFVRLGRLEEAFDIIKKMDFNPGEFMWSLLIAGCRFHGKQELGFYAAEQLLKLKPKDTETYVMLLNMYISAERWQDVSKVRKLMKEEKLGKLKDWSWISIKDKVHSFKTNGRLHPHNAEMYNLLEELLEKAKGLGYQPLQRMEVIHDDEKEEENNPISSAEYHSERLAIAFGVLNTQKDAPIRVIKSVIMCKNCHDFIKVISKLCSREIIIRDSRRLHRFVDGHCSCAEFGVLL